One Manihot esculenta cultivar AM560-2 chromosome 6, M.esculenta_v8, whole genome shotgun sequence DNA segment encodes these proteins:
- the LOC110617027 gene encoding uncharacterized protein LOC110617027 — MLDIRDCPQLKKRSENKKGEDWEFISHIQNIEVDRQTIQEEGRYLLDDEASAFMGSQEPAVNKLKEPILDEITAALVSRFELNFTRQDTASLWFLCKQVALLEWTDDLEVFILKGYGKSINYRMGVPLLEDVVQSMEQASKAHEGLKP; from the exons ATGTTGGATATCCGGGACTGTCCCCAATTGAAGAAGAGAAGTGAAAATAAAAAGGGTGAGGATTGGGAATTCATTTCACACATCCAAAATATTGAAGTTGATAGACAAACAATTCAAGAGGAGGGCCGGTATCTACTGGATGATGAAGCTTCG GCTTTTATGGGGAGCCAAGAGCCAGCTGTTAATAAGCTCAAGGAGCCCATTTTAGATGAAATTACAGCTGCACTAGTGAGCCGTTTTGAGCTTAATTTTACAAGACAGGACACTGCTTCTCTGTGGTTTCTCTGTAAGCAG GTGGCTTTGCTGGAGTGGACAGATGACTTGGAGGTGTTTATATTGAAGGGTTATGGTAAATCAATAAACTATCGAATGGGAGTCCCACTGCTTGAAGATGTTGTTCAGTCCATGGAGCAAGCTAGTAAGGCACATGAAG GCTTGAAACCTTGA